From the genome of Methanothrix soehngenii GP6:
GGTGAGGCATCAGCGAGTTGCCTTATCCCGCTGGGGGTAAAATCCTTAGTGCCTGCCAGGTAATAAGTGATCATGATGCCGAAAAGGAGGAAGGCGCCTGCTGGCATCAGATAGGCCAGGTACTTATGCCCTGCCCGCAGTGCCTCCGGCGTCTGCTCATGAATCACCAGTGGGTAGGTAGAGACTGTTATTATCTCAAAAAATATGAACAGAGTAACCAAATTTGCCGATAACGCAACACCCACCGCACCCATTATGGCAAAGCAGAATGAGAAGTAGTATCTAGTTTGAGCATGCTCCTTGAGCGTTCGCATATATCCTATGGAGTAAATGGAGACCAGCACCCAGAGGGAGGATGCAGTTATGGCGAAGATTTCGCCAAAGGCATCAACCTTGAATCCAATATAGATATCCTTGAACATCGACTGGAATAAGATGAGTTTTATCGTCTCTCCTTTCACGATCAATGGTGCCATGGACAGAACGAGCAGGAACATCGCTAAGCTTGCGGCTATTGTCCAAGCCTCTCTTATGTTGGGATGATTCCGGGATGGCAGAATTAAAGCGGCCGCGATCGCTGGGCACAGGATGGCAAAAAGCGGCGTCATTAGCTCCATTAGAGCGTCACCCCCATTCTCAGATTCGATAATATGTGATTAATCAAAGGCATAGGAATATTTGTGAGCCAGATGATGCCCATTATGATACAAAGAGACGCCAGGATCAGTATCGGTGCAACCATAGAGAGCGGGAGAGATTTGCCCGTTTCTCTGACCTCTGCCGCATTCTCTGTCCCCTTGTGCTTCACAAAGTACATTTGATCAATCACCCTCCAAAAATATACCAGGTTGAGGAGGCCGCTTAGCAGCAATACGGCCACGAAGGGGTATTGTGCGGCATCCAGGGAGGCAACAATCAAGAAAAGCTTGGATGCGAACCCCGCAGTAAGCGGAATTCCTATCATCGAGAGTGCGGCAATAGTAAAGGCTGCACAGACATGCGGCATCTTTTTCCCGAGGCCCTCAAAGTCCCTTATGTCCCTCAGTCCCTCTTGCTGACTGATAGCGCCGGCGCACATGAAGAGACAGCCTTTCCCGATGGCATGATTTAGTATGTGAGCCGCAACGCCAACCAGCCCCCAAGGAGATAAGGGAGACAGCCCCAACCCCAAGAGTATATACCCCATTTGTGATACCGAGGAGTAGGCGAGCATTCTCTTCAGATTTCTCTGCTTAATGGCCCAAATTGAACCGGCCAATATGGCTATCGCCGCAACCCAGCATATCAACAAATCTAGACCGATATAATGTCTAATGAAATCCAATGTAAAGACGGAGTAAAACATCCTAAGAAGCATGTAAAACATGACCTTCACATGCACTGAAGCCATCATTGAGCTTATAGTGGACGGCGCATAGGTATACACATCGGGCTGCCATAAATGAAGAGGGAAAATATATGCCTTTATCATAACACCCACAACAATCATGGCAAAGCCCATTTGAACTGCTCTACTGTCATATACGAGTGGAAGCAAAAGCCTCATATCAGCGAAATTGAGGGTGCCCGTGACGGAATAAATCCAACCAACGCCAAAGATGTATAAGACTGCACCGATGGAACCCATTATCACATAATTATAAGCCGGCCGCAATGCTCTTCCACCGGCCACAGCTATCAATGCATATGCGGTCAAGGACGCAATCTCCAACCATATGAACATGTTGAACAGGTCACCAGTAACGGTTATTCCGTACATCCCGGCAGCCATGAGCTGGACAAGGGTATAGAAGGTGACATGCTTCCTTTCCTCTATCTCATGCCTTACGTTACTGTAGTTTCCAAGTTTTTGATTTTGCATACGCAATGCAGTCGAGAGGTAAAGCAAATGTTATTAAATAACAAGATATTAGCACAAAAAAGATATCTATCACTGGTCAATTATGTGGGAATCGGATTCAGTTTATAAAGTTGGTGGTTGAAATGAAAAACTTGGAAAGTACAGTTACGTTACCACGAGAATATATTAATCCTAATATAACTATTGATATAACTATGATCAGCAGGTAGGCATTCATCGCATCTACAACGTACTCAATGCCCCAGGGCGGCCTCCACCCCCCCAGCCAGTAGCGGATGGGTCCCACTGTAAGGACATGATCCAATATGAATAGAGACATGATGAGGAAGACCGAGTTCATGGCCAAAGACATGAAGAAGGGCAGCCTCCTGCTCGTGTATCCAGCAAGCAGCATAGTAAAGCCACAAAACAATGCCAGTCCGACTATGAGCACGGGGAAATGTTCAACTGGATACATTTCTCACATCACCCCCCCACTCGCTCAAATTCCTTCTCTTTCTCTATTATCTCGTCCTCTTCTATGGTCCCATACTTTTGATATATTCTTATCACAATGGCTAGGGCGACTGCGGTTGTGGCTGCGCTCACCACAATTCCCGTCAGCATCAGCACATTAGGCAGCGGATTAACGTATATGTAGCCTTTCTCTGCTGCTTGTTCCCATAAAATGGGCGGAGTTCCCGTTTTCAATCCCCAGGTGGTTAAAATATTCCGCCCCACATCTCCAAGGGATACAAACCAAAGGAACATAGCCGTCTGAAATATGCTTAAGCCGATGAGCTTTTTAAGCAAGTTCTCCTTTACTATCGTTGCAGTAAGGCCTATGATGATGATGAGCATGGCAATCCAGAAATTATATTTTTCGAGGACGTGTTGAATTAGCCATTCCATCATCCTTCATCACCGTCCATCTCATCATCCTCTTTCATAGACAGGTCGAAATATTGAGAGACGAATGACGCCATCACCGTCAATCCAATCCCCACAGAGATCATGTATGCTATTAGAAACCCCCTAGCTCCTGCTATGCCTGTAAATTCCGTCACAGGCCAAAATGCGGGCATATTAAGCCACTGCGCAGTGGCGAGGCTGAAAAGGATACACAACCAACCGGCACCATTATACAGGAACAAGCCGAAGCTCTTGAAGAAAACATTCACTGACTCGGGCATTTTTTCTCTGCCTTTGTCCGTGCCAAAGACGGTTATGTAAAGGATGAATCCTGTGGCGAGTATTGTCCCACCTTGAAATCCGCCTCCAGTCCCACCCGTCCCCATCATAACATAGAGCCCAAATAACAAGATAAAAGGGAACATCAGACTCGCCGTCACCTCAATTACGACATCCCTTTTATATGCCCTCTTCTCCTGGGTCATAGTCTCCCTCGCCTCCTCAGCAGCAATATAACGCCAATAGCGCCGGTGAGGATGACGGTCTCCTCGCCCATTGTATCGTAACCTCTGTAATCAGCAAGCCCGGCAGTCACGATGTTTATGGTGGCCGTCTCCTCTTCAGTCAGTTCATTGATCCTAACCGGAAAATTATATCTGTAGACGGTCAAATTTCTATTTTCTTCTTTAATAAAATAATATCGTATAAGTTCATTATAAAATATCTCGCCTTCATTGATAAGAACATCCCAACCCCCTTCTGAGAGCCGACCCCCCTCGAACGATCCCTTTTCGCTCCACTCGATCCTGTAATTCCCCTCTTCCAGGGTTGGATAATTCTCCTCTTTATTAAATCCCATATCTTCTATTTTGATTTTGATTTGCAAAGGAAGAATGCCTGCATTTAAGCTCTCCACCAGGCCATCGGCATCAACGTTGAAAAGCTTCACATATTTATTAACAGGAGAATTCTCATCACCGAAA
Proteins encoded in this window:
- a CDS encoding sodium:proton antiporter, whose amino-acid sequence is MLIIIIGLTATIVKENLLKKLIGLSIFQTAMFLWFVSLGDVGRNILTTWGLKTGTPPILWEQAAEKGYIYVNPLPNVLMLTGIVVSAATTAVALAIVIRIYQKYGTIEEDEIIEKEKEFERVGG
- a CDS encoding MnhB domain-containing protein; protein product: MTQEKRAYKRDVVIEVTASLMFPFILLFGLYVMMGTGGTGGGFQGGTILATGFILYITVFGTDKGREKMPESVNVFFKSFGLFLYNGAGWLCILFSLATAQWLNMPAFWPVTEFTGIAGARGFLIAYMISVGIGLTVMASFVSQYFDLSMKEDDEMDGDEG
- the mbhE gene encoding hydrogen gas-evolving membrane-bound hydrogenase subunit E; the encoded protein is MKPSAMKPLTISGFITAILLIALSIYVVEDLPAFGDENSPVNKYVKLFNVDADGLVESLNAGILPLQIKIKIEDMGFNKEENYPTLEEGNYRIEWSEKGSFEGGRLSEGGWDVLINEGEIFYNELIRYYFIKEENRNLTVYRYNFPVRINELTEEETATINIVTAGLADYRGYDTMGEETVILTGAIGVILLLRRRGRL
- a CDS encoding proton-conducting transporter transmembrane domain-containing protein, with translation MQNQKLGNYSNVRHEIEERKHVTFYTLVQLMAAGMYGITVTGDLFNMFIWLEIASLTAYALIAVAGGRALRPAYNYVIMGSIGAVLYIFGVGWIYSVTGTLNFADMRLLLPLVYDSRAVQMGFAMIVVGVMIKAYIFPLHLWQPDVYTYAPSTISSMMASVHVKVMFYMLLRMFYSVFTLDFIRHYIGLDLLICWVAAIAILAGSIWAIKQRNLKRMLAYSSVSQMGYILLGLGLSPLSPWGLVGVAAHILNHAIGKGCLFMCAGAISQQEGLRDIRDFEGLGKKMPHVCAAFTIAALSMIGIPLTAGFASKLFLIVASLDAAQYPFVAVLLLSGLLNLVYFWRVIDQMYFVKHKGTENAAEVRETGKSLPLSMVAPILILASLCIIMGIIWLTNIPMPLINHILSNLRMGVTL